The following coding sequences lie in one Rutidosis leptorrhynchoides isolate AG116_Rl617_1_P2 chromosome 4, CSIRO_AGI_Rlap_v1, whole genome shotgun sequence genomic window:
- the LOC139844273 gene encoding DNA-binding protein S1FA-like yields MDSESVNGFFIYKNSKKLLTTQNFGNKDVKATGFNAGLIVLLVVGGLLITFLVGNYALYMYAQKTLPPRKKKPLSKKKLKKEKLKQGVAVPGE; encoded by the exons GTAAACGGGTTTTTCATCTATAAAAACTCAAAGAAGCTTTTGACCACTCAG AATTTTGGAAACAAAGATGTGAAAGCAACTGGATTTAACGCAGGGTTAATTGTATTGCTTGTTGTGGGTGGATTACTCATAACTTTCCTTGTTGGCAACTATGCATTGTACATGTATGCCCAGAAGACTCTGCCTCCAAGAAAAAAGAAGCCGCTTTCTAAAAAGAAGTTGAAGAAGGAGAAACTGAAGCAAGGCGTTGCAGTACCTGGAGAATAG